The following are from one region of the Paraglaciecola sp. L1A13 genome:
- a CDS encoding LacI family DNA-binding transcriptional regulator, giving the protein MSKIKLIDVANLAEVSKSTVSQYLNGRFDYMSEKTKERIKRAVSELNYVPNPIARSLKLDKTKTIGVIVRDITGFDTSRTIRGIDDYCKTSDYNVLIYNTDVDPEVEAKSLEALYQLRVDGIIIAPTGNNTDLINKYIANGLPIVNFQLEHDGNEKSIIISDYRKAAYEATEYLITLGHQRICFVTQDFTNVKSRMDRYLGYADALSHYGIPVDDQLVQYWHRNSGFQSSPKSILNGINPPTAFFTQHLPITTELLAMLNAANILIPDNVSLLGFDDIPMAEFFKVPITVVTQNPYEIGREATKLLLNNINNKELGRQKVMLPCSLTERLSCKKL; this is encoded by the coding sequence ATGTCAAAAATAAAGTTAATTGATGTCGCTAACTTAGCGGAAGTGTCGAAAAGTACCGTGTCCCAATACTTAAATGGACGCTTTGACTATATGTCTGAAAAAACTAAAGAGCGGATTAAACGGGCGGTAAGCGAGCTAAATTATGTTCCAAATCCTATTGCCCGTAGCCTTAAACTGGATAAGACCAAAACGATAGGTGTCATTGTTAGAGACATAACGGGGTTCGATACCAGCCGCACGATAAGAGGCATTGATGACTACTGCAAAACAAGTGATTACAACGTATTAATATACAACACAGACGTTGATCCCGAGGTAGAGGCTAAATCGTTAGAGGCATTGTATCAACTGCGAGTTGACGGCATTATTATTGCTCCAACAGGTAACAATACAGATCTAATAAATAAGTACATAGCTAACGGCCTACCTATAGTGAACTTTCAACTTGAGCATGATGGAAATGAAAAAAGCATCATTATTTCTGATTACCGAAAGGCCGCATATGAAGCAACCGAATATTTGATTACATTAGGCCATCAGCGTATTTGCTTTGTGACTCAAGATTTTACTAATGTAAAATCCAGAATGGACCGCTACCTAGGCTACGCAGATGCCTTGAGTCATTATGGCATTCCGGTGGATGATCAATTAGTACAATATTGGCATCGTAATTCAGGGTTTCAATCATCACCTAAGAGCATCCTTAATGGAATAAATCCGCCCACGGCATTTTTTACTCAACATCTCCCAATTACTACTGAGTTGTTAGCGATGCTAAACGCCGCCAACATTTTAATTCCTGATAATGTTTCTTTATTGGGCTTTGATGATATTCCTATGGCGGAGTTTTTTAAGGTACCCATTACTGTAGTGACACAAAACCCTTATGAAATAGGCCGAGAAGCCACTAAATTGTTGCTTAATAATATTAATAACAAAGAATTGGGCCGCCAAAAAGTGATGTTGCCCTGCTCTTTGACCGAAAGGTTATCTTGTAAAAAGTTATAG
- a CDS encoding DUF4962 domain-containing protein — MPYLLINDQLDVLKAQLNTTRKEHLTRLIEQCRLYEGEVLSKEHPHTSITYMGMAAANLSLAYLLTDQEHYLEEAKRWIFTAVDYDVWGFGFLVDVDLSASWLLYGLGLSYDWLKDHLSQEEREKFLNKLILQGNKIFDYGQENLGHCWSTNYWQNHNWINYSGLLTTAYAIREEHKGAQVWIDEIKDNFEKVFEYLPEDGSNYEGTGYWRYAINFFLSAADYIRQDGGPNYFNAGFLKNSFDYRIYQCAPNWEENINFADVHDRRSSHSISAYYKIAAEYSNGQAQWLGELVRNKFLFREAYESKIFPGILPEAFLELIWYNPEIEPQSPASLPLTKYFPDLGLVVMRSSWETDATHLSFKSSPAGGHKQWKLSWELDKKNDWKTRSLTHYHVDFNHFILIHNGASLAIDEGYNRTSKAEVHNLITVDGTGCVGEKIWLEGDLSDPQRFDLNCKGIHNVWRDVPEDAIAQVEAFSSDNGYTYVVGESSKMYYPEMALTRNARHIINSECGYFIFLDELESKLEHTYTWRMHSERYANEVTQDQFEIVNARGALNVFTMFPKARDTKVDETLVEEIMTPQRPDDIRRISLKTLLIENPEKSKNAYFLNVFQPKDALQSGISQDISVQRIEADNCIGVKITSKKYIETFLFSSENKIAYGEIQSNAKWISILTDKTGKTVKTTHYDGIA, encoded by the coding sequence ATGCCTTACTTACTTATAAATGATCAGCTTGATGTATTAAAAGCACAGCTTAATACCACTCGAAAGGAACACCTTACTCGCCTTATAGAGCAATGCCGTTTATATGAAGGGGAAGTGCTTTCAAAAGAGCACCCTCATACCAGTATCACCTATATGGGAATGGCGGCGGCTAATTTAAGCTTAGCTTACCTATTAACTGATCAAGAGCATTACCTCGAAGAAGCAAAACGTTGGATTTTTACAGCGGTTGACTATGATGTTTGGGGTTTTGGATTCTTAGTTGACGTGGATCTTAGTGCGTCGTGGTTATTATATGGCTTGGGATTATCCTATGATTGGCTTAAAGATCACTTGTCACAAGAAGAGCGTGAAAAATTTCTGAATAAGTTGATTCTTCAAGGCAATAAAATATTCGACTATGGCCAAGAAAATTTGGGACATTGTTGGTCAACTAATTATTGGCAAAACCATAACTGGATTAACTATTCAGGCTTGTTGACAACTGCCTACGCAATCCGTGAGGAACATAAAGGCGCGCAAGTTTGGATTGATGAGATTAAAGATAACTTTGAGAAGGTATTTGAATATCTGCCTGAGGATGGATCAAATTACGAGGGGACAGGATATTGGCGTTATGCCATCAATTTCTTTCTTTCTGCTGCTGATTATATTCGCCAAGACGGGGGACCAAACTATTTTAATGCGGGATTCTTAAAGAACTCGTTCGATTACCGTATTTATCAGTGTGCACCGAATTGGGAAGAAAACATTAATTTCGCCGATGTGCATGACAGACGAAGTTCTCATTCAATTTCTGCGTATTATAAAATTGCAGCGGAATACTCAAATGGTCAAGCGCAATGGTTGGGTGAGTTAGTACGCAACAAATTTCTGTTTAGAGAAGCCTATGAAAGTAAAATATTTCCTGGGATCTTGCCTGAAGCTTTTCTGGAATTGATTTGGTATAACCCGGAAATAGAACCGCAGTCTCCTGCAAGCTTGCCGCTAACGAAGTATTTTCCTGATTTAGGGCTTGTTGTCATGCGGTCAAGTTGGGAAACCGATGCGACTCATCTTTCATTTAAATCAAGCCCAGCTGGTGGCCACAAACAATGGAAACTCAGTTGGGAGTTAGACAAAAAAAATGATTGGAAAACACGTAGTTTGACTCACTACCACGTAGATTTTAATCACTTTATATTGATACATAATGGTGCGTCGTTAGCGATTGATGAAGGTTATAACCGAACATCTAAAGCCGAAGTGCATAACTTGATTACGGTCGATGGTACGGGTTGCGTAGGCGAGAAAATATGGTTAGAAGGTGATTTAAGCGACCCACAACGATTTGATTTAAATTGCAAAGGTATTCATAACGTTTGGCGAGATGTGCCAGAGGATGCGATTGCACAAGTAGAGGCTTTTTCAAGTGATAATGGCTATACCTACGTCGTTGGCGAATCAAGTAAGATGTATTATCCCGAGATGGCACTAACACGCAATGCACGGCACATTATTAATAGTGAATGCGGGTACTTTATATTTTTAGATGAACTGGAGAGTAAACTGGAACATACATACACTTGGCGTATGCACTCTGAACGATATGCAAACGAAGTGACCCAAGATCAGTTTGAAATTGTAAACGCTAGGGGAGCTTTAAATGTGTTTACAATGTTCCCCAAGGCGCGTGATACAAAAGTCGATGAAACCCTAGTCGAAGAGATTATGACGCCACAGCGCCCTGATGATATTCGCCGTATCAGTTTGAAAACGTTATTGATTGAGAACCCTGAGAAAAGTAAAAATGCTTATTTTCTCAATGTTTTTCAGCCTAAAGATGCGCTGCAAAGTGGTATCTCTCAGGATATTTCAGTTCAGCGAATCGAAGCTGATAACTGTATTGGTGTAAAAATAACTTCCAAAAAGTACATTGAAACTTTCTTGTTCTCCAGTGAAAACAAGATCGCTTACGGTGAGATTCAATCAAATGCAAAATGGATTTCTATTTTAACCGACAAGACGGGTAAAACAGTTAAAACGACCCATTATGATGGGATAGCGTAG
- a CDS encoding TonB-dependent receptor, with product MTHKLSRISLAVLAATSLNFASSALAQQNQLETEVDETEVIQVSGIRSSLTNALAEKRDASNLVEIIQSEDIGKLPDQNLAEVLENVTGVQITRTAGVGTGVQIRGTNANRTEINGVSTVGSGSGRSGINFEDVSAAIISAVEVTKAPSAKTIEGSVGGTVNLRTIRPLQLDETLASIRVQGENSSLSTDSTFTPRLSGTFGDNWELDAGRFGAVFSVSYAEQDVTAFRPRADRDNSVASASGVDSAQSFDYLPIQFFVQDYDNYEYETKNFAGTLEFAPNDNTKFFFDVVINDQERRQESSRIQASGISGLKDIATPTGFETVNFGSLDGVNLGSIQAATQGVIPLDADGSDGNLRFSGDTNSRITKSEIYRLGGEWTGENLKFSVELASSSSDTTTPSFNTTLNFINPNSPLDSATLLANAELNAANADNPDWVDLYDSNENGTPFIYDLTGGALAFGIPTGDATAPTSEQLLDPANVVLRDVNIGRNKSENGEDAFRTDFTYYIDSIITSVDVGYRYSKVTSLLDEISSNVGLRDIADSPSGDLFSELLVAGPNNFNDADGRELYVRDFLLLDAERVASDPDGALAILQNAIDEHGGSVSIDAPTSSSAGFFDIEEKTHALYAQANFEHGMFRGNFGLRYLQTDVTSTGNSITQDGAGNELVSQVTTEGDYNFVLPRINLVADVHDDVVVRAGWGKDIRRPDFNELSTSVTFSTSPNPAVSIGNPGLQPEEVTSFDLSAEWYFAEASVLSVGFFHKKRTDLFVQQQSNPFEDSVTGYRDLTDPCEGGGIFNPIADVNVFGPEVGVGVCVPTTTQINDSGETTQKGIEFALQYDLASFEDELGWASGFGIIANYTIQEFSGGEAVNGATSRANTVFALSTGVDDIDVTAVQGLLDLSENAYNFTLYYEKYGVSARMRYTWREAYRSTDFGSTSSLPWGFPVVQEDRGQLNASINYDVNDQLNIGIEAVNITESEVEQSCINEGALLCYQGLTDRRITAGATYRF from the coding sequence ATGACGCACAAACTATCTAGAATATCCTTAGCGGTTTTAGCAGCTACTTCGCTGAATTTCGCATCCTCGGCTCTGGCTCAACAAAACCAACTGGAAACTGAGGTCGATGAAACCGAAGTAATACAAGTTTCCGGCATACGTAGCTCTCTCACAAACGCGCTTGCTGAAAAACGCGATGCGAGCAACTTGGTTGAAATTATTCAATCAGAAGATATAGGTAAATTACCCGATCAAAACTTAGCTGAGGTTCTAGAGAACGTTACTGGCGTCCAAATTACAAGAACAGCAGGTGTTGGTACTGGTGTACAAATCCGTGGTACTAACGCAAACCGTACCGAAATTAATGGTGTGTCTACGGTAGGATCTGGCTCTGGCCGTAGCGGTATCAATTTTGAAGATGTTTCAGCCGCTATTATATCTGCAGTTGAAGTAACCAAAGCGCCTTCAGCGAAGACCATTGAAGGGTCTGTTGGTGGTACGGTAAATTTAAGAACTATTCGTCCATTACAGTTGGACGAAACATTGGCTTCAATAAGAGTACAAGGTGAGAACAGTAGCCTTTCAACCGATAGCACATTTACGCCAAGATTATCAGGCACCTTTGGTGACAACTGGGAGCTAGACGCGGGTAGATTCGGTGCAGTATTTAGTGTTAGTTACGCTGAACAGGACGTGACAGCATTTCGTCCTCGTGCAGACCGCGATAACTCAGTCGCTTCAGCAAGTGGCGTTGATAGTGCGCAATCTTTCGATTATTTACCTATTCAATTCTTCGTGCAAGATTACGATAACTATGAATATGAAACCAAAAACTTTGCAGGTACGTTAGAATTCGCACCCAATGACAATACCAAGTTTTTCTTTGATGTCGTTATTAACGATCAAGAACGCAGACAAGAAAGCTCAAGAATTCAAGCATCAGGTATCAGCGGCCTTAAAGATATTGCCACTCCAACTGGATTTGAAACCGTTAACTTCGGGTCTTTAGATGGCGTGAATCTAGGCAGTATACAAGCGGCAACTCAAGGTGTTATTCCACTTGATGCTGACGGCTCAGACGGTAACCTGCGCTTTTCTGGCGACACCAACTCTCGTATTACTAAAAGTGAAATATACAGATTAGGCGGTGAATGGACAGGTGAAAACCTTAAATTCAGTGTTGAACTAGCATCATCGAGTTCTGATACTACGACGCCTAGCTTTAATACGACACTTAACTTTATCAACCCTAATTCTCCTCTTGATTCAGCTACCTTATTAGCAAATGCTGAGTTAAATGCAGCCAATGCGGATAATCCTGATTGGGTTGATCTTTATGATTCAAATGAGAATGGCACACCGTTTATATATGACCTTACCGGCGGTGCACTAGCCTTTGGTATTCCAACAGGCGATGCAACGGCACCCACTTCAGAGCAATTGCTTGACCCTGCTAACGTTGTACTACGTGACGTTAATATCGGCCGAAATAAGTCTGAAAATGGCGAAGATGCTTTTCGTACTGATTTTACCTACTATATAGATAGCATAATTACCTCAGTCGATGTGGGTTACCGTTACAGTAAAGTAACCAGTCTGCTTGATGAAATTAGCTCAAACGTAGGTTTGCGAGATATCGCTGATAGCCCCTCAGGCGATCTCTTCTCTGAGCTTCTTGTAGCAGGACCTAACAACTTTAATGATGCTGATGGTCGCGAGTTATATGTTCGTGACTTCTTACTTCTTGATGCAGAACGTGTTGCCTCTGACCCAGATGGTGCATTAGCTATTTTGCAAAATGCTATCGATGAGCATGGGGGTTCAGTTTCAATTGATGCGCCTACATCAAGCTCAGCTGGTTTCTTTGATATCGAAGAAAAAACCCACGCTTTATATGCGCAAGCTAATTTTGAACATGGCATGTTCCGCGGTAACTTTGGCTTACGTTATTTACAAACTGACGTTACATCAACTGGTAACTCTATTACCCAAGATGGCGCCGGCAACGAATTAGTGTCGCAAGTAACAACAGAGGGTGATTATAACTTTGTGTTACCTCGAATTAACTTAGTGGCTGATGTACATGATGATGTAGTGGTTCGCGCTGGTTGGGGTAAAGATATTCGTCGACCTGATTTTAATGAGTTATCTACCTCTGTTACCTTCTCAACAAGCCCTAACCCGGCAGTTTCAATCGGTAACCCTGGCTTACAGCCTGAAGAAGTAACCTCATTTGATTTATCAGCTGAGTGGTATTTCGCTGAAGCCAGTGTACTGAGTGTTGGGTTTTTCCATAAAAAACGTACCGATCTGTTCGTACAACAACAATCGAACCCGTTTGAAGATTCTGTCACGGGCTATCGTGACTTGACCGACCCGTGTGAAGGCGGCGGTATTTTCAACCCTATCGCTGATGTAAACGTTTTTGGCCCTGAAGTAGGTGTGGGTGTTTGTGTACCGACCACGACTCAAATCAATGACTCTGGGGAAACCACGCAAAAAGGCATTGAGTTTGCACTTCAATATGATTTGGCAAGCTTTGAAGATGAGTTAGGTTGGGCATCTGGTTTTGGTATTATTGCTAACTATACCATTCAAGAATTCTCAGGTGGCGAAGCGGTTAATGGCGCAACAAGTCGTGCGAACACAGTATTTGCATTGTCTACGGGTGTTGATGATATAGACGTCACAGCCGTGCAAGGCTTACTTGACCTATCTGAAAATGCTTATAACTTTACGCTTTATTACGAAAAATATGGTGTTTCAGCTCGTATGCGTTACACATGGCGTGAAGCGTACCGTTCAACTGACTTCGGCAGTACTTCAAGCCTTCCTTGGGGTTTCCCAGTGGTTCAAGAAGACCGGGGGCAGCTTAATGCCAGCATCAATTACGATGTGAACGACCAATTGAATATTGGTATTGAAGCAGTCAACATCACTGAGTCTGAAGTTGAGCAGTCTTGTATTAATGAAGGTGCGCTGTTGTGTTATCAAGGCCTAACAGACCGTCGTATTACTGCAGGTGCTACTTACCGCTTCTAA
- the uxuA gene encoding mannonate dehydratase: MRESWRWFGPSDPVTIEEIRQTGATDVVSALHTIPTGEIWTKEAIRQHQSLIEDCEADLAPLKWSVVESIPVHEDIKLARSGHEKYVENWIISMENLAQCGIKTICYNFMPVIDWTRTDLNFKLPSGAYALRFDQKKFAAFDLYILKRENAEVEYSAEEIAEAKQVFDDMSEKERSNLTNNIIAGLPGRMTDSYGIDDFRAMLANYKDVSSDVLRKNLFAFLSKVLPRAEQMGVKLAIHPDDPPRDMLGLPRIICTADDLELLFKALPSSSNGITLCVGTYSSRPDNDLPAMAKQFGPRIHFSHLRGVSRDPDEQRSFFEASHLDSDIDMVQVIKELLNEETRRSNEKLIEQNAEYQDIFIRPDHGHQMMGDIGKAVNPGYSGIGRLKGLAEVRGVIRALSAQK; this comes from the coding sequence ATGCGCGAATCTTGGAGATGGTTTGGACCAAGCGATCCTGTAACCATAGAAGAAATAAGACAAACGGGTGCCACCGACGTGGTCAGCGCTCTGCATACAATACCAACTGGTGAGATTTGGACTAAGGAAGCTATTCGTCAGCATCAGTCATTAATAGAAGACTGCGAAGCTGATCTTGCGCCGCTTAAGTGGAGTGTGGTTGAAAGTATACCTGTTCATGAGGACATTAAATTAGCGCGTTCTGGCCATGAGAAATATGTGGAGAACTGGATAATATCCATGGAGAATTTGGCCCAGTGTGGCATTAAAACCATTTGCTATAATTTTATGCCTGTTATCGATTGGACCCGCACCGATCTTAACTTTAAGCTTCCCAGTGGTGCTTATGCACTGCGTTTTGACCAGAAAAAATTCGCGGCTTTCGACCTCTATATTCTTAAGCGCGAAAATGCTGAGGTTGAATATAGTGCTGAAGAAATCGCTGAAGCCAAGCAAGTTTTTGATGACATGTCTGAAAAAGAACGGTCGAATTTAACGAATAATATTATTGCTGGTTTACCGGGCAGAATGACTGATAGCTATGGTATCGATGATTTTCGCGCGATGCTTGCTAATTATAAAGATGTTAGCAGTGATGTGTTGCGCAAAAATCTATTCGCGTTCCTTTCTAAAGTGCTACCGCGGGCTGAACAAATGGGCGTTAAGCTAGCTATTCACCCAGACGATCCTCCCCGAGATATGTTAGGTCTGCCGCGCATCATATGTACTGCTGATGATTTAGAATTGCTGTTTAAGGCTCTGCCTAGTTCGTCAAACGGTATTACGTTGTGTGTCGGTACCTATAGCAGCCGCCCCGACAATGATTTGCCTGCTATGGCGAAGCAATTCGGGCCCCGCATTCACTTTTCACATTTGCGCGGTGTAAGTCGTGATCCTGACGAACAACGTTCTTTTTTTGAGGCCAGTCATCTTGATAGCGATATCGACATGGTGCAAGTGATAAAGGAATTGTTAAACGAAGAAACAAGGCGTTCAAACGAAAAACTGATAGAGCAAAATGCTGAATATCAGGACATCTTTATCAGGCCTGATCATGGTCACCAAATGATGGGGGATATTGGTAAAGCCGTAAATCCTGGTTACTCGGGCATTGGGCGACTAAAAGGTCTTGCTGAAGTACGGGGTGTGATTCGGGCGCTATCCGCTCAAAAATAG
- a CDS encoding 2,5-didehydro-3-deoxy-L-galactonate 5-reductase: MLDKFSLVGKVALVTGCKRGIGKGIALGLAEAGADIIGVSASLASHGSAIEKEVNALGRSFKGYQCDFADRKALYAFIEKVKDDFPKIDILVNNAGTILRAPAIEHGDELWDKVIDVNLNSQFILSREIGKDMVARKAGKIIFTASLLTFQGGITVPGYAASKGAIGQLVMALSNEWAGKGVNVNAIAPGYIDTDNTEGLRSDPERAASILARIPQGRWGNPDDFKGPAVFLASEASAYVNGAILLVDGGWMGR; the protein is encoded by the coding sequence ATGTTAGATAAATTTAGTTTAGTAGGCAAAGTCGCATTGGTAACCGGCTGTAAGCGCGGAATTGGAAAAGGCATTGCGCTGGGTTTAGCGGAAGCCGGGGCGGATATAATCGGTGTGTCCGCTAGTTTGGCGTCCCACGGCTCAGCAATTGAAAAAGAAGTGAATGCACTCGGGCGAAGCTTCAAAGGATATCAATGTGATTTTGCCGACCGCAAAGCGCTGTACGCATTTATTGAAAAGGTCAAAGATGATTTCCCAAAAATTGATATTTTGGTCAATAACGCAGGAACCATATTACGAGCACCCGCTATAGAGCATGGTGATGAGCTTTGGGATAAGGTTATTGATGTTAATTTAAATTCTCAGTTCATTCTAAGCCGTGAAATTGGTAAAGACATGGTGGCTCGCAAAGCGGGTAAAATTATTTTCACTGCGTCGTTATTAACGTTTCAAGGTGGTATTACCGTTCCTGGATATGCAGCAAGCAAAGGGGCGATAGGGCAACTTGTGATGGCATTATCAAATGAATGGGCTGGTAAGGGGGTGAATGTAAATGCGATTGCTCCAGGATATATTGACACAGACAATACCGAAGGGTTGCGCAGTGATCCTGAACGAGCTGCGTCTATTTTGGCGCGTATACCCCAGGGACGTTGGGGTAACCCAGATGACTTTAAAGGCCCTGCTGTGTTTTTAGCTTCTGAAGCCTCAGCTTACGTTAATGGCGCTATCTTATTGGTTGATGGTGGTTGGATGGGTCGGTAA
- a CDS encoding MATE family efflux transporter: protein MIKSATYIQKNWALAWPLAFNALLVQSMLLIDTYLVAPLGELPVAAMGIAATIVSFVLGIEIAIGNGIQLLVGRAVGSNSRADLAVAYWSGLFINSVTSLVFLFVLHFFGTEIVSFITDDAELAKLTESYLSITKYIVLLTAYTQVCTAFCNGNGKTQVPLKGFMIELPVNALLSYVLINGLGEYQGLGLEGAAWGSLVAVLLRTIFLYVALKIDSEVDLRYPQSRYFWRELRPQYAQIYPIAANFLVLSIGATVYQLLFAQLELYSFVAITLIFPWLRAATQFPNAWAQASGITISQALGQNDTTELKLFIKRCTKIGMTVSVVIAGLLLLLSQFILLIYPDIDPDTQTALMVIAPLYIALPVIRAYNTVAGNILRALGNSNLVLKIHFVTQWLISLPICALLILYLDVSIFWAFAMIPIEELLKTLPFHHFKQRYISRLNPE from the coding sequence TTGATTAAATCCGCAACGTATATTCAAAAAAATTGGGCGTTAGCGTGGCCGTTAGCTTTTAATGCCTTGCTTGTACAGTCTATGTTACTTATTGACACCTATTTGGTTGCGCCTTTGGGGGAATTACCGGTGGCTGCAATGGGCATTGCAGCCACAATAGTGTCGTTTGTACTAGGGATAGAGATCGCTATTGGCAATGGCATTCAACTGCTCGTTGGCCGGGCTGTTGGCTCGAATAGTCGCGCTGACCTTGCAGTTGCTTATTGGTCTGGGCTATTCATCAACAGCGTCACCTCGCTAGTTTTCCTTTTTGTTCTACACTTTTTTGGCACTGAAATAGTGTCGTTCATTACTGATGATGCAGAACTGGCTAAGCTGACTGAATCCTATCTTTCGATTACCAAATATATCGTTTTGCTAACTGCATACACTCAAGTGTGTACTGCTTTTTGCAATGGAAATGGTAAGACACAAGTACCTTTAAAAGGCTTTATGATTGAATTGCCCGTAAATGCATTGCTCAGCTATGTGTTGATAAACGGGCTTGGAGAATATCAAGGATTGGGTTTAGAAGGGGCTGCTTGGGGGAGCTTAGTCGCGGTACTTTTAAGAACGATATTTCTTTATGTAGCCCTAAAAATAGATAGTGAAGTGGATTTAAGGTATCCCCAGAGTCGTTATTTTTGGCGGGAGTTACGGCCTCAATATGCACAGATATACCCTATAGCAGCTAACTTTTTAGTTCTTTCCATTGGGGCGACTGTCTATCAGTTGTTGTTTGCACAACTGGAACTGTACTCCTTTGTTGCTATTACCTTAATTTTCCCTTGGTTACGTGCTGCAACACAATTCCCTAATGCTTGGGCACAAGCGTCAGGCATTACTATCAGTCAAGCGCTGGGTCAAAACGATACCACAGAGCTAAAATTATTTATCAAGCGTTGTACTAAAATAGGCATGACAGTATCTGTCGTTATTGCAGGGCTTTTGTTGCTACTGAGTCAATTTATATTGCTTATATACCCCGATATTGATCCTGACACGCAAACTGCATTAATGGTTATCGCTCCGCTGTACATCGCTTTACCTGTTATTCGGGCTTACAACACTGTTGCCGGTAATATTTTGCGTGCGCTTGGCAATAGTAATCTTGTACTGAAAATTCACTTTGTGACGCAATGGCTTATTTCACTACCGATTTGTGCGCTTCTTATCCTCTATTTAGATGTTTCTATTTTCTGGGCATTCGCCATGATCCCCATTGAAGAACTTCTTAAAACGTTACCCTTTCACCATTTTAAACAGCGCTATATCAGTCGGTTAAATCCAGAATAA
- a CDS encoding mannitol dehydrogenase family protein, which yields MKIERLSIDTLRELSAAIKRPSYEPASITSGIVHFGVGNFHRAHQAVYCDTLLNQGETKWGITGISMRSPGMRDNLTPQNYLYTLASLGEATSYRIIGAIQNILVAAESPQSVIDVVADNQTQLVTTTITEKGYYLTSGQIDLSNIDIAQDLKSLNVPQTAYGYLAAALIKRCTNQSSPLTILCCDNMHAGGEHLLSGVQILLERHSPETLSWVKANVVFSSSMVDRVTPATNQQLKDQVAEQLGVFDAAPVAAEPFTQWIIENRFAGVRPPFDRAGALFVDDIAPYERIKLRFLNAGHSILAALGYLAGDQFIHEALRRPRLARFAEQALKLNVMPVTPVPEDVSGETYIDQVLARFRNGNLPYAVLQVGTDSSQKIQQRLLPTIDDALNHGDDSSYLAFALSAWVCFIRKALLSDDLNDPMRDAFAEVISKNDSDDVERFLKLAGADKFSFFSDAHFMASVQQFHRNINEVGIEQAIDTFFNT from the coding sequence ATGAAAATAGAACGATTAAGTATAGACACCTTACGTGAACTTTCGGCCGCTATAAAAAGACCGAGTTACGAACCTGCTTCTATAACCTCGGGTATTGTTCATTTTGGTGTCGGTAATTTTCATCGCGCTCATCAGGCGGTGTATTGCGACACATTGCTGAATCAGGGGGAAACAAAATGGGGCATCACAGGAATTTCAATGCGTTCGCCCGGCATGCGAGACAATCTCACCCCGCAGAATTATTTATATACATTAGCTTCATTAGGTGAGGCTACGAGTTACCGTATTATTGGTGCAATTCAAAATATATTGGTGGCTGCAGAATCGCCCCAATCAGTGATTGATGTAGTAGCAGACAACCAAACTCAACTGGTCACTACCACGATAACTGAAAAAGGCTACTACCTAACGAGTGGACAGATTGATCTGAGTAATATCGATATTGCCCAAGATCTCAAATCACTTAATGTGCCGCAAACGGCTTATGGTTATCTGGCCGCTGCATTGATCAAGCGGTGTACAAACCAAAGCAGTCCATTAACTATTCTATGTTGCGATAATATGCATGCGGGCGGCGAACATCTTCTGAGTGGCGTGCAGATTTTATTGGAACGTCACAGCCCAGAGACACTAAGCTGGGTTAAAGCAAACGTGGTTTTTAGCTCATCAATGGTCGACCGAGTGACTCCTGCAACCAATCAACAATTAAAAGACCAAGTGGCAGAGCAACTTGGGGTATTCGACGCCGCGCCGGTTGCTGCAGAACCATTCACTCAGTGGATTATTGAAAACCGTTTTGCTGGTGTGCGTCCTCCCTTTGATCGCGCAGGTGCGCTTTTCGTTGATGATATTGCACCTTACGAGCGAATTAAACTGCGCTTCTTAAACGCTGGGCATTCCATACTGGCAGCGCTAGGTTATCTGGCCGGTGATCAGTTTATTCATGAAGCATTGCGACGCCCAAGGCTTGCGCGATTTGCCGAACAGGCACTCAAGCTAAACGTGATGCCTGTGACACCTGTTCCAGAAGATGTCAGTGGCGAAACTTATATCGATCAGGTACTCGCGCGCTTCCGCAATGGCAACCTGCCTTACGCTGTATTGCAGGTTGGTACCGACAGTTCACAGAAGATTCAGCAACGATTGTTGCCTACCATTGATGATGCGCTTAACCATGGGGATGATTCATCTTATCTGGCTTTTGCTCTTTCGGCTTGGGTCTGCTTTATACGCAAAGCGCTGCTAAGCGATGATCTGAATGACCCTATGCGAGATGCATTCGCCGAGGTCATATCCAAGAACGATTCTGACGATGTAGAGCGCTTTCTTAAATTAGCAGGTGCGGACAAGTTTAGCTTTTTCAGCGATGCCCATTTTATGGCGTCGGTGCAACAATTTCACCGCAATATTAATGAAGTTGGCATAGAACAAGCGATAGATACTTTTTTTAATACTTAA